The Pseudalkalibacillus berkeleyi genome contains the following window.
GTTAAAGAAAGTTGAAGGGTTCACACCAAGAGCTGTTGCGATTTTTTTCGCAACTTCCATACTTGGATTCCTCGTCCCTTTCTCGATTTGTGCATAGTAGGATCGATCAATAAAACATTGCATTGCTACTTGTTCTTGTGTATAACCTTTTTGTTTTCTTGCTTGTATGAGCCATTCTCTCATTTAAGACCCCTCCATATGTTGCAAACAGCCACTTTGATTATTATCAGAATTATAAGAATATAATTACAACGACTACTATTTGATTTAATGTTAAAAATTACATTTGAAGGGATGTGCATGATGCCAATTACAACTCGACCTTTAAACAGTAAACCACTCTACCTGCCCTTTGCTTGGTTACAATTAGTATTAGAACAAAACACATCAAGCACCTACTTGTTAACCAAAGATTCAACAGACTTTTGGAAGGAAAACTACGAACGTATCAACACATACATATTAAGAAATATTCAAACTTGCCAAACATTGCATTTATTAAAATCAAAAGTTCTCTTGTATGAACGCAATCATATTGTACTATCCGTTTGTAATGAACAAATCATGATCGTTTTCCATCTACATTATTGTGACAATGATTGGTATATCGACATCATGTCAATGAAAAATGAATTTCACCCTTTGCACTAGTTGCAAGTCGATTTATTCATAACCATTCCCATGAAATGTAATCTTTCATTTAGTCTCTCAGAGACGTAAATGATTTATGTATAAAACAATTGTAGCAAGAAAGAACCAAAGTACATGTGGCTTTTAGCCACATGTATGTGTTTTTTTATTGTTCACAACACTATATATACCAAGTGTTATACCCACACCTTAACAATTACCTCATTTTACCAAATTCAATTATTGTATAAAAATTTCCACTCTATTCATACTAACGACAAGTGGTGAATACCTCCACTGATTCCACATGAATAGAGGTGACTGACATGGCTCAAAATCAACAACAATTGGCAGTACCAGGTGCACAAGCGGCAATTAACGCTATGAAGACTGAAATCGCTTCAGAATTCGGAGTACAACTTGGACCAGACACTAGCTCTCGCCAAAACGGTTCTGTAGGCGGAGAAATCACTAAGCGTCTTGTACAACAAGCTCAAGCACAACTTGGTGGTGGCCGTTACTAATTACTAGCA
Protein-coding sequences here:
- a CDS encoding alpha/beta-type small acid-soluble spore protein, whose translation is MAQNQQQLAVPGAQAAINAMKTEIASEFGVQLGPDTSSRQNGSVGGEITKRLVQQAQAQLGGGRY